The following proteins come from a genomic window of Saccharicrinis carchari:
- a CDS encoding glycosyltransferase — MNKLKILFVYSSQDIQARTHLVTTQGESLEQIGCTVDYYDITGVGYWPYLKHIVKLRKFINAGNYDIVHAQFGYSGITCAFASSKPLVVSLMGSDYRLEKMASWSTALFARLFWDFTIVKSQKMYNNLRIRHAQIIPNGINFSRFKPIDREIARSQAGFNSSAHVLWVSDPQRKEKNFALAREAFSHINTEDVELTIVNNVEIDKVPSYYYAADVLLLTSKWEGSPNVIKEAMACSLPIVSTDVGDVADITQGIDGCFIVPDDPEEIARALDTALHFGKRTKGRDKVKDMDVDIISQRLLEIYNKVLKGKYKKAC; from the coding sequence TTGAATAAGCTAAAAATTCTTTTTGTATACAGTAGTCAGGACATTCAGGCTCGCACACATTTGGTGACGACCCAGGGAGAATCGCTGGAGCAAATAGGTTGCACAGTTGATTACTACGATATTACTGGCGTAGGCTATTGGCCTTATTTAAAGCACATAGTTAAACTCCGAAAATTTATTAATGCGGGTAATTATGATATTGTACATGCCCAGTTTGGCTATTCAGGTATCACCTGTGCTTTTGCAAGTTCAAAACCTTTGGTTGTTTCACTAATGGGCTCCGATTACCGTCTGGAAAAAATGGCCTCATGGAGCACCGCTTTGTTTGCCCGGCTTTTTTGGGATTTTACGATTGTCAAATCCCAAAAAATGTACAACAATCTCCGAATCCGCCATGCCCAAATCATTCCCAACGGCATTAATTTCAGCCGCTTTAAACCCATAGACCGGGAGATAGCCCGCAGCCAGGCAGGTTTTAACTCCTCGGCGCACGTGCTGTGGGTTTCGGATCCGCAACGAAAAGAAAAAAACTTTGCCCTGGCGCGCGAAGCCTTTTCGCACATCAACACCGAGGATGTGGAGTTGACCATCGTAAACAATGTGGAGATAGACAAGGTACCCTCCTATTATTATGCTGCCGATGTACTGTTACTTACCTCCAAATGGGAAGGTTCGCCCAACGTAATTAAGGAAGCCATGGCTTGTTCGTTACCTATCGTATCTACCGATGTGGGCGATGTGGCCGATATTACCCAAGGCATAGATGGGTGCTTTATTGTTCCCGACGATCCGGAAGAAATAGCCCGGGCATTGGATACCGCATTGCATTTTGGAAAGAGAACTAAGGGCAGAGATAAAGTGAAAGACATGGACGTGGATATTATTTCACAACGCCTACTGGAAATATATAATAAGGTACTAAAAGGCAAGTATAAAAAAGCATGCTAA
- a CDS encoding DUF4097 family beta strand repeat-containing protein: MKKLLLTLTVLFFWSSNYAQEIAQKKESTFKGIKKVMVNADFCTLKMIGYNKQELTFTGIIKSNENQEAYQIKISQEQDILHVNVVKPEEWISHWGELTLMLPQGISVDAVSQSGKIEVNDLQELNLSVRSESGHIVINSVQGTVAVNTGVGNLSVSDFTGDLKSNTKTGNVKVESLKGNCNISCYNGAIAISDVQGKLSVQGGTGNQEVEKVDGDINLKSSSGHMKLSNAKGNILCKTFNGNLKLFNVEGAYTIQSSKGNIVGTRVAFTTSSSFTTTEGNVKIQMDTKSNLAFELKSDNSFLRALGKSRKKSLKIGKGDILITGNSTTGSQAYY, translated from the coding sequence ATGAAAAAACTTCTACTAACACTGACTGTATTATTTTTTTGGAGCAGTAATTATGCCCAGGAAATTGCACAAAAAAAAGAAAGTACATTCAAGGGCATTAAAAAAGTGATGGTAAACGCCGATTTTTGTACCTTAAAAATGATAGGGTATAATAAGCAAGAACTTACTTTTACAGGTATCATCAAATCAAACGAAAACCAGGAAGCTTATCAAATTAAGATTAGTCAGGAGCAGGATATTTTGCATGTAAATGTGGTTAAGCCCGAAGAGTGGATCTCGCACTGGGGGGAGCTTACCCTGATGTTACCCCAAGGGATAAGCGTGGATGCTGTATCCCAATCGGGAAAAATAGAAGTAAATGATTTGCAAGAGCTTAATTTAAGTGTTCGCTCAGAATCGGGGCATATAGTCATTAATTCGGTACAAGGAACAGTTGCTGTTAACACGGGTGTAGGCAACCTAAGTGTAAGTGATTTCACGGGAGACCTTAAAAGTAATACTAAAACAGGTAATGTGAAGGTGGAAAGCTTAAAAGGGAATTGCAATATCTCTTGTTATAATGGCGCAATAGCTATATCGGATGTGCAAGGTAAACTTAGCGTTCAGGGAGGTACAGGCAACCAGGAGGTGGAAAAAGTGGATGGAGATATCAACTTAAAGTCAAGCAGCGGCCACATGAAGCTGTCTAATGCCAAAGGAAACATTTTGTGTAAAACATTTAATGGTAACTTAAAATTGTTCAATGTTGAAGGTGCTTATACCATACAAAGCTCAAAGGGTAATATTGTGGGCACACGAGTGGCATTTACCACCTCTTCGTCGTTTACAACCACCGAAGGAAATGTTAAAATACAGATGGATACGAAAAGCAACCTGGCGTTTGAGTTAAAATCGGATAATTCTTTTTTGAGAGCCTTAGGCAAATCCAGGAAAAAATCTTTGAAGATAGGCAAAGGTGATATCCTTATTACCGGAAATAGTACTACGGGTAGCCAGGCCTATTATTAA
- a CDS encoding C1 family peptidase, with protein MKSLKYVILAFACLWSFTLAAQEKFVFGSETVIKTTAVKSQDKTGTCWAYATISFIESEIMRMGGPELDLSEMFIVKHVYQKKARQFVLLHGMGNFSQGGQAHDVMNVVQTHGLVPENYYYGIPDTSQKHNHSEMETALRALLDGYIAQKEASPSDVWFKNIQSVLINYMGKTPTQVRFNNRNYSPVEYAQGLGIDKNNYVELSSYTHHPFYKPFDLEIPDNWSHDRYYNVPIDELIATMKHALDNGYSIVWDGDVTEDFFSHKEGVAFIPLDESQGFTPQFEKHVTQTDRQKAFYSWRATDDHLMHIVGMAKDKNGILYFKTKNSWGTENNPYGGYVYMSEEYLRMNTVAIMLHKQALDKSLAKKLF; from the coding sequence ATGAAATCATTAAAATATGTAATTCTGGCATTTGCATGCCTTTGGTCGTTCACATTAGCAGCACAAGAAAAATTTGTTTTTGGATCCGAAACAGTAATTAAAACTACAGCGGTTAAAAGTCAAGACAAAACAGGTACTTGCTGGGCCTACGCCACGATATCCTTTATCGAATCGGAAATAATGCGAATGGGTGGACCGGAGCTGGATCTATCAGAAATGTTTATTGTTAAGCACGTATATCAGAAAAAAGCCAGACAGTTTGTTTTGCTGCACGGCATGGGCAATTTTAGTCAGGGTGGTCAGGCACACGATGTGATGAATGTGGTGCAGACACACGGTCTTGTGCCCGAAAACTATTACTATGGCATCCCGGACACCTCACAAAAACACAACCACAGCGAAATGGAGACCGCCTTAAGAGCACTGTTGGATGGTTACATCGCACAAAAAGAAGCTTCACCCTCGGATGTTTGGTTTAAGAATATTCAATCGGTACTCATTAATTATATGGGTAAAACCCCAACGCAAGTGCGTTTTAACAACAGGAACTACTCACCGGTAGAATATGCCCAGGGGCTGGGAATTGATAAAAACAACTATGTGGAGCTTAGCTCCTACACCCATCATCCATTTTACAAACCTTTTGATTTAGAAATACCCGACAACTGGTCGCATGACAGGTATTATAACGTGCCCATTGATGAATTGATTGCCACTATGAAGCATGCTTTAGATAACGGTTATTCTATTGTTTGGGACGGTGATGTAACGGAGGATTTCTTTTCGCATAAAGAAGGAGTAGCCTTTATCCCCTTAGATGAATCCCAAGGCTTTACCCCACAATTTGAGAAGCATGTAACACAAACAGATCGCCAAAAGGCTTTTTATTCGTGGCGGGCTACCGACGACCACCTGATGCATATTGTAGGAATGGCCAAAGACAAAAACGGAATACTTTATTTTAAAACCAAAAATAGCTGGGGCACAGAAAATAATCCCTACGGGGGATATGTGTACATGTCGGAGGAATACCTGCGCATGAACACGGTAGCCATAATGCTGCATAAACAAGCTTTAGATAAAAGCCTTGCCAAGAAACTGTTTTAG